The Punica granatum isolate Tunisia-2019 chromosome 4, ASM765513v2, whole genome shotgun sequence genome has a window encoding:
- the LOC116205259 gene encoding transcription factor MYBC1-like has protein sequence MRESEDGNWFSKWEEEFLRPDELMPLTQTLITPDLAIAFDIRSPLTSNNNPSVSPPPLQNPASNHLPAAVASPHPGSAEFTDSGELGGGTGTGEEPARTLKRPRLVWTPQLHKRFVDAVAHLGIKNAVPKTIMQLMSVDGLTRENVASHLQKYRLYLKRMQGLSGGGGGGAVGAAAAAAASDPATEHLFASSPVPPHFLRPNADHFLPFVPVPAHHHHHHQQMAAAAAAAAYHRPVGHFGSPPNGQFEHPFLTRQAQQHVHRVGPQLHSHGPLQPYAEDLESPVNNANGGGRKVLTLFPTGKD, from the coding sequence ATGAGGGAATCGGAGGATGGGAATTGGTTCTCCAAATGGGAAGAGGAGTTTCTGCGGCCTGATGAGCTGATGCCCTTGACTCAAACCCTAATCACCCCCGACCTCGCCATCGCCTTCGACATCAGGAGCCCCCTGACGAGCAACAATAACCCGAGCGTCAGCCCCCCGCCACTGCAGAACCCCGCTTCGAACCACCTCCCGGCTGCGGTCGCCTCGCCCCACCCAGGCTCGGCCGAGTTCACTGACTCGGGGGAGCTCGGGGGAGGGACCGGGACAGGGGAGGAGCCTGCGAGGACGCTGAAGCGGCCGCGGCTCGTGTGGACCCCGCAGCTCCACAAGCGGTTCGTGGACGCCGTGGCCCATCTCGGGATCAAGAACGCCGTCCCGAAGACCATAATGCAGCTGATGAGTGTTGATGGACTGACCAGGGAAAACGTCGCGAGTCACCTGCAGAAGTACCGGCTCTACCTCAAGCGGATGCAGGGGCTATCGGGTGGCGGGGGAGGTGGTGCGGTGGGAGCGGCCGCGGCCGCTGCCGCGTCAGACCCCGCGACGGAGCACCTCTTCGCGAGCTCCCCGGTGCCGCCCCATTTCCTGCGGCCAAATGCGGACCATTTCCTGCCATTCGTGCCGGTCCCggcccaccaccaccaccaccaccagcAGATGGCGGCCGCTGCAGCTGCAGCTGCATACCACCGGCCTGTTGGGCATTTCGGGTCACCGCCAAATGGGCAGTTCGAGCACCCTTTCTTGACTAGGCAGGCCCAGCAGCACGTCCACCGAGTGGGGCCGCAATTGCACAGTCACGGCCCTCTGCAGCCTTATGCGGAAGACTTGGAGTCACCGGTTAATAATGCGAATGGAGGAGGGAGGAAAGTTCTCACTCTGTTCCCAACCGGAAAGGATTGA
- the LOC116204479 gene encoding R3H domain-containing protein 2-like: MDTASVVSDKESMVDPFLVEALQNPRHRLTILRMELDIRRFMQSTDQKIFEFQHFPTSYLRLAAHRVAQHYGLQTMVQDTSLDGTGNRILAIKTTESKFPAVRLSDIPAKQSENDKSEQLKVVIRARPSKSSGSEGNDSGVKRNSMRSMEERKEEYDKARARIFNSPTGSEADDMLSSASIERKNVPSGKDENEACRFSLVEAEKNVGIKEGSSSSRVAILKDREKDRTDPDYDRSYERYARNIPTQTFGLLPFNMQKIHHPFSHYDSGFAQLGQMPRAPASLSYIPPSSAVMSPFSTTGLSQGTSDAAYMQWPTASVMYAHSYEQFRHGVFQAPAYQQPLSFDYSQNH; encoded by the exons TCTTGAGAATGGAACTCGATATTCGGAGGTTTATGCAAAGCACAGACCAGAAGATCTTTGAATTTCAGCACTTTCCAACTTCTTATCTCCGACTAGCGGCACACCGAGTTGCCCAACACTATGGTCTACAAACTATGGTTCAAGATACTAGTTTAGATGGTACAGGAAATAGAATATTGGCCATTAAAACAACAGAAAGCAAATTTCCCGCTGTTCGCTTGTCAGATATTCCTGCTAAGCAGTCGGAAAATGATAAATCCGAGCAATTAAAAGTTGTCATTAGGGCTAGACCCAGTAAATCATCTGGTAGTGAAGGCAACGACAGTGGTGTTAAAAGAAATTCCATGAGGAGCatggaagaaagaaaggaagagtATGATAAAGCGCGGGCCCGCATTTTCAATAGCCCGACTGGGTCTGAAGCTGATGATATGCTATCCTCAGCCTCAATCGAGCGGAAAAATGTTCCTTCTGGTAAAGATGAGAATGAAGCTTGCAGGTTTTCTTTAGTTGAAGCGGAGAAAAACGTTGGGATCAAGGAAGGCAGTTCATCATCTAGGGTTGCCATTCTCAAAGACAGGGAGAAAGATCGTACAGACCCTGATTATGATCGGAGTTATGAAAG GTATGCTAGGAACATTCCTACTCAAACTTTTGGGCTGCTGCCGTTTAATATGCAGAAGATTCACCACCCATTCAGTCATTACGACTCGGGGTTTGCTCAGCTAGGTCAGATGCCGAGGGCCCCAGCTTCCCTCAGCTATATACCTCCTTCAAGTGCTGTCATGAGTCCTTTCAGCACGACGGGCCTCAGTCAAGGCACTAGCGATGCTGCGTACATGCAGTGGCCTACTGCTTCGGTGATGTACGCACACTCGTACGAGCAGTTCAGACACGGAGTTTTCCAG GCTCCAGCCTATCAGCAGCCTCTGAGCTTTGATTACTCTCAAAACCATTGA